Proteins from one Streptomyces sp. NBC_00289 genomic window:
- a CDS encoding SDR family NAD(P)-dependent oxidoreductase, giving the protein MTTFALVGAGPGLGLATARRFGAAGHTVALISRSAEKLDGLTADLARDNIQARGFTADALDPESLTAALNAAANALGTIEILQYSPVPRADFMKPVLDTSADDLDAPLAFSVKGPVTCVNAVLPGMRALGRGTLLFVNGSSAVRPNPNVAGTSIAFAAESAYAHALHDALAPENIHAAQLIIPGAIRPDAEHSSPDVLAQRLYDIHQQRDGFRHYSEPLPD; this is encoded by the coding sequence ATGACGACCTTTGCCCTCGTCGGCGCGGGCCCCGGCCTCGGGCTCGCCACTGCCCGGCGCTTCGGCGCCGCCGGCCACACCGTCGCCCTGATCTCCCGCAGCGCCGAGAAGCTGGACGGCCTGACCGCCGACCTCGCCCGGGACAACATCCAGGCCCGCGGCTTCACCGCCGACGCCCTCGACCCCGAGTCCCTCACCGCGGCCCTGAACGCGGCCGCGAACGCCCTGGGGACCATCGAGATCCTCCAGTACAGCCCCGTGCCCCGCGCCGACTTCATGAAGCCGGTCCTCGACACCAGCGCCGACGACCTCGACGCCCCGCTCGCCTTCTCCGTCAAGGGCCCCGTCACCTGCGTGAACGCCGTCCTGCCCGGCATGCGCGCCCTCGGCCGCGGCACCCTGCTGTTCGTCAACGGCTCCAGCGCCGTACGACCCAACCCGAACGTCGCCGGCACCTCGATCGCCTTCGCCGCCGAGAGTGCCTACGCCCACGCGCTGCACGACGCCCTCGCCCCGGAGAACATCCATGCCGCCCAGCTGATCATTCCCGGAGCCATCCGGCCCGACGCCGAGCACAGCAGCCCCGACGTCCTGGCCCAGCGCCTGTACGACATACACCAGCAGCGGGACGGGTTTCGGCACTACTCCGAGCCCCTGCCCGACTGA
- a CDS encoding cyclophilin-like fold protein, producing MKPAALRALARATTATAVLLTVAACTDTSPASPRATSSAQQQTPTTEAHTAPSDRNTAMDIQVTVDGRPVDATLNDSPAARDFAELLPLTLDLEDFHQTERIADLPRRLTTSGAPEPAAPKAGDLTYYAPWGNLALFYRDGDSPSADLLILGHIDADADQLAGADRITVEAAP from the coding sequence ATGAAGCCGGCCGCGCTCCGTGCCCTCGCACGCGCCACCACGGCCACCGCTGTCCTGCTGACCGTGGCGGCCTGCACCGACACCTCGCCGGCCTCCCCGCGTGCGACGTCCTCCGCCCAGCAGCAGACACCGACGACCGAGGCGCACACCGCACCGTCCGACAGGAACACCGCCATGGACATCCAGGTCACCGTCGACGGCCGCCCCGTCGACGCCACCCTGAACGACAGCCCTGCCGCCCGTGACTTCGCCGAGCTGCTCCCGCTCACCCTGGACCTGGAGGACTTCCACCAGACCGAGCGGATCGCCGACCTGCCGCGCAGGCTGACCACCTCCGGCGCTCCCGAGCCGGCCGCGCCCAAGGCCGGTGACCTGACCTACTACGCGCCCTGGGGCAACCTGGCCCTCTTCTACCGCGACGGCGACTCCCCCTCAGCCGACCTGCTCATCCTCGGCCACATCGACGCCGACGCCGACCAGCTTGCCGGGGCCGACCGCATCACCGTCGAAGCCGCGCCCTGA
- a CDS encoding xanthine dehydrogenase family protein subunit M — protein sequence MHPFSYTRVSDTREAVTAGSRGGRYIAGGTTLVDLMRETVECPESLVDITGLPLREITVTERGGLRVGALVTMSEAAAHAKVRTLYPVVSEALELSASAQLRNMATIGGNVMQRTRCTYFRDVTADCNKREPGSGCAALHGFNRSHAILGASDSCVATHPSDLAVAFAALEARVRLLGPDGERQVRFADFLLRPGNTPDREQALQRGELITAVEIPALPRPLKSGYLKVRDRQSYEFALTSAAVALHIRGGVIREAKVAAGGVGTVPWKLPAVERHLLGERPSEALWVEAAERAADGARHLRHNRFKVELLKRTVARQLRIVGGTR from the coding sequence ATGCATCCCTTCTCCTACACCCGCGTCTCCGACACCCGTGAGGCCGTCACCGCGGGCAGCCGCGGCGGCCGCTACATCGCCGGAGGCACCACGCTGGTCGACCTGATGCGCGAGACGGTCGAGTGTCCCGAGTCGCTGGTCGACATCACGGGTCTGCCGCTGCGCGAGATCACCGTCACCGAGCGCGGCGGGCTGCGCGTCGGCGCCCTGGTGACCATGTCCGAGGCCGCCGCCCACGCCAAGGTGCGCACCTTGTATCCCGTCGTCTCCGAGGCGCTGGAGCTGAGTGCCTCGGCCCAGCTGCGGAACATGGCGACCATCGGCGGCAACGTCATGCAGCGCACCCGGTGCACGTACTTCCGGGACGTGACAGCTGACTGCAACAAGCGTGAGCCCGGCTCCGGTTGTGCCGCGCTGCACGGCTTCAACCGCTCCCACGCGATCCTCGGCGCTTCCGACTCCTGCGTGGCCACCCACCCCTCCGACCTCGCCGTGGCCTTCGCCGCCCTGGAGGCGCGGGTGCGTCTGCTCGGACCCGACGGGGAGCGCCAGGTCCGCTTCGCCGACTTCCTGCTGCGACCGGGCAACACCCCGGATCGTGAACAGGCGCTACAGCGGGGCGAGTTGATCACGGCAGTGGAGATCCCCGCCCTTCCGCGTCCGCTGAAGTCCGGCTACCTGAAAGTGCGTGACCGCCAGTCGTACGAGTTCGCCCTGACCTCGGCAGCCGTCGCGCTGCACATACGCGGCGGGGTGATCCGCGAGGCCAAGGTCGCCGCCGGGGGAGTGGGCACCGTGCCGTGGAAGCTGCCCGCTGTCGAACGGCACCTTCTCGGCGAACGCCCGTCCGAGGCCCTGTGGGTCGAGGCCGCCGAACGTGCCGCGGACGGCGCCCGCCATCTCCGGCACAACCGGTTCAAGGTCGAACTGCTGAAGCGGACCGTCGCACGCCAGCTGCGCATCGTAGGAGGTACCAGGTGA
- a CDS encoding xanthine dehydrogenase family protein molybdopterin-binding subunit codes for MSPQPQAAVGAPLSRVDGRLKVTGQALYAAEHDVDGAVHAVIVDAGIGRGRITGIDTRTAEAQQGVLKVIHHGNAPKLPYRDNSGSNNPEGRRLRVFQDDRIRFHGQPVAVVVATTLEAAQHGASLVKVRYDAEQPSTDLTKAEPDEPTRYERGDAEAALHTAAVRLDLTYRTARNHHNPMEPHATIARWDGDTLTVWDKTQWVVGTQTELAAVFGLELDAVRVISPFVGGGFGTALRCWPHVVVAALAARETKRPVKLVLSRRQMYLGTGYRPSYEYRLRLGSDRRGRLTAAVHEVDAETSSYEKFTESILAAGQMLYSMPDVSQSYRTVPLDLPTPLYMRGPGFQTASFVIESAMDELAHRLGVDPIELRRRNEPNEDESNGLPFSTRRLRECYTVGAREFGWHRRNPEPRSTREGDWLIGRGMAAGVYDTARMPAQARARLDADGTAVVDAAATDMGPGTYTSQTQVAADALGLTMRTVTFRLGDSLFPPTPPHGGSMTMASVGSATLDACNKVRRQAIELAVQDGQSPLYGVPTDDVVVRGGRLHVKDDPTRGETYERLLARNDRTHLEADGSFAPPSGPERHSFYGYNATFAEVAVDATLGLVRVRRVLGVYDAGRIISPKLADSQALGGMVGGIGTALLEHTVTDHRDGRIVNANLADYLVPVSADIPDLKAIYLEGEDREADPLGVKGLGELVMIGVAPAIANAVFNATGRRIRELPITAEALI; via the coding sequence GTGAGCCCCCAGCCGCAGGCAGCCGTCGGCGCGCCGCTGTCCCGGGTGGACGGCCGGCTCAAGGTCACCGGCCAGGCCCTGTACGCCGCCGAGCACGACGTCGACGGGGCCGTACACGCCGTGATCGTCGACGCCGGCATCGGGCGAGGCCGTATCACCGGCATCGACACCCGCACCGCCGAAGCCCAGCAGGGCGTGCTGAAAGTGATCCACCACGGCAACGCGCCGAAGCTGCCGTACCGCGACAACAGTGGGTCGAACAACCCCGAGGGCCGGCGACTTCGCGTCTTCCAGGACGACCGGATCCGCTTCCACGGCCAGCCGGTCGCCGTGGTGGTGGCCACCACGCTGGAGGCCGCGCAGCACGGTGCGAGTCTGGTCAAGGTCCGTTACGACGCCGAACAGCCCTCGACCGACCTCACCAAGGCGGAGCCGGACGAGCCGACCCGTTACGAGCGCGGCGACGCCGAGGCCGCCCTGCACACGGCGGCCGTACGGCTGGACCTGACCTACCGCACGGCGCGCAACCACCACAACCCGATGGAGCCGCACGCCACCATCGCCCGCTGGGACGGCGACACGCTCACGGTGTGGGACAAGACCCAGTGGGTGGTGGGCACCCAGACCGAACTCGCGGCGGTGTTCGGCCTGGAGTTGGACGCGGTGCGGGTCATCTCGCCGTTCGTCGGGGGCGGCTTCGGCACCGCGCTGCGCTGCTGGCCGCACGTGGTCGTGGCCGCGCTGGCCGCCCGTGAGACGAAGCGTCCGGTCAAGCTCGTTCTGAGCCGCAGGCAGATGTACCTCGGAACCGGTTACCGGCCCTCGTACGAGTACCGTCTGCGCCTGGGCAGCGACCGGCGCGGCCGACTCACCGCCGCGGTTCACGAGGTGGACGCCGAGACCTCGTCGTACGAGAAGTTCACCGAGTCCATCCTGGCGGCCGGGCAGATGCTCTACAGCATGCCGGACGTGAGCCAGAGCTACCGGACGGTGCCCCTGGATCTGCCCACGCCCCTGTACATGCGCGGCCCCGGCTTCCAGACGGCCTCCTTCGTCATCGAGTCGGCCATGGACGAACTCGCGCACCGCCTCGGCGTCGACCCGATCGAGCTGCGCCGACGCAACGAACCGAACGAGGACGAGTCGAACGGGTTGCCGTTCTCCACCCGCCGGCTGCGCGAGTGCTACACCGTCGGCGCCCGCGAGTTCGGCTGGCACCGCCGCAACCCCGAGCCCCGCTCGACGCGTGAGGGGGACTGGCTGATCGGCAGGGGCATGGCCGCCGGCGTCTACGACACCGCGCGCATGCCGGCCCAGGCCCGGGCCCGCCTCGACGCCGACGGCACCGCCGTGGTGGATGCCGCCGCCACCGACATGGGCCCGGGCACCTACACCTCCCAGACCCAGGTAGCCGCCGACGCCCTCGGACTGACCATGCGCACGGTCACCTTCCGGCTCGGCGACTCCCTGTTCCCGCCGACCCCACCACACGGCGGCTCGATGACCATGGCCAGCGTCGGCTCCGCCACCCTCGACGCCTGCAACAAGGTCCGCCGTCAGGCGATCGAACTGGCCGTCCAGGATGGCCAGTCACCGCTGTACGGAGTGCCGACCGACGACGTGGTGGTGCGGGGCGGCCGACTGCACGTGAAGGACGATCCCACGCGCGGGGAGACGTACGAGCGGCTGCTGGCCCGCAACGACCGCACCCACCTCGAGGCGGACGGCTCCTTCGCGCCGCCCTCGGGGCCCGAGCGGCACTCCTTCTACGGCTACAACGCCACCTTCGCCGAAGTGGCCGTCGACGCGACCCTCGGACTGGTGCGGGTGCGGCGGGTGCTCGGCGTCTACGACGCGGGCCGCATCATCAGCCCCAAGCTGGCCGACAGCCAGGCACTCGGCGGCATGGTCGGCGGCATCGGCACGGCCCTCCTTGAGCACACGGTCACCGACCACCGCGACGGCCGCATCGTCAACGCCAACCTGGCCGACTATCTCGTGCCCGTCAGCGCTGACATCCCCGACCTCAAGGCGATCTATCTCGAAGGCGAGGACCGCGAGGCCGACCCGCTCGGCGTCAAGGGCCTCGGAGAACTCGTGATGATCGGCGTGGCGCCCGCCATCGCCAACGCCGTCTTCAACGCCACCGGCCGCCGCATCCGCGAACTGCCCATCACCGCCGAGGCGTTGATCTGA
- a CDS encoding (2Fe-2S)-binding protein — protein MSTELPESAAPPPTGAGEPSPAPSRRTFIATSTAVGGAVVAGGVIGGTSLVGPEEAAAAETPPSGRVSPTVNGTRHTVTVDNRTSLLDLLREHFGLTGSKKGCNAGACGACTVLVDGQRHNACLTLAVRLEGAEVTTIEGLADGDELHPLQQAFIDQDAFQCGYCTPGQIVSGVGCVQEGHTGSPEEIREWMSGNICRCGCYVKIVRAVEQTAGRK, from the coding sequence ATGTCCACTGAACTCCCTGAGTCTGCCGCTCCACCCCCCACCGGAGCCGGCGAGCCCTCCCCGGCGCCCAGTCGGCGCACCTTCATCGCCACCAGCACCGCGGTCGGTGGCGCGGTGGTCGCGGGCGGTGTGATCGGAGGGACATCCCTCGTCGGCCCGGAGGAGGCGGCGGCCGCTGAGACGCCGCCGTCCGGCCGTGTCTCCCCGACGGTCAACGGCACTCGCCACACCGTCACGGTCGACAACCGCACGTCGCTGCTTGACCTGCTGCGCGAGCACTTCGGACTCACGGGCTCGAAGAAGGGCTGCAACGCCGGGGCCTGCGGTGCGTGCACGGTCCTGGTCGACGGGCAGCGGCACAACGCCTGCCTGACACTCGCCGTCCGGCTGGAGGGGGCCGAGGTCACCACGATCGAGGGCCTGGCCGACGGTGACGAACTCCACCCGCTGCAGCAGGCGTTCATCGACCAGGACGCCTTCCAGTGCGGCTACTGCACCCCCGGCCAGATCGTCTCGGGCGTCGGCTGTGTGCAAGAGGGCCACACCGGCTCGCCCGAGGAGATCCGCGAGTGGATGAGCGGCAACATCTGCCGCTGCGGCTGTTACGTCAAGATCGTGCGCGCGGTCGAGCAGACCGCGGGCCGGAAGTGA
- a CDS encoding helix-turn-helix transcriptional regulator produces the protein MDSGNPLGEFLRARREMTSPSRSGQPWSGRRRTPGLRREEVAQSSGVSADYYARLEQGREKHPSAQVVHALARALGLNPEETAHLHQLARTARGSVRRGGGAPVGPSLLRLMDGWHHTPALILDRRLDVLAGNCLGRALFARMLDQGETNLVRFTFLNPDARDFYPDWERVARSGLAALRAGSGELVNDPRLTELVGELSLKSSEFRDLWARHDVRGKAHEAKSFNHHQVGELTLAYDSFTVDSATDQQLVVYQAEPGSASQQALALLGTVAADLPALPTVSLGDYIQER, from the coding sequence ATGGACAGTGGCAACCCCCTGGGAGAGTTCCTCCGCGCCCGCCGAGAGATGACCAGCCCGTCCCGGTCCGGGCAGCCCTGGTCGGGCCGGCGCAGGACGCCGGGCCTGCGCCGGGAGGAGGTCGCCCAGTCGTCCGGAGTCAGCGCCGACTACTACGCCCGGCTGGAACAGGGACGCGAGAAGCACCCTTCCGCACAGGTGGTGCACGCCCTGGCCCGCGCCCTCGGACTGAATCCCGAGGAAACGGCGCACCTGCACCAACTGGCACGAACGGCTCGTGGCTCCGTCCGGCGAGGTGGCGGTGCGCCCGTCGGGCCGAGTTTGCTGCGCTTGATGGACGGCTGGCATCACACACCCGCACTGATCCTCGACCGTCGACTGGATGTACTGGCCGGCAACTGCCTCGGACGCGCCCTCTTCGCCAGGATGCTGGACCAGGGCGAGACAAATCTGGTCCGGTTCACCTTCCTGAATCCCGACGCCCGGGACTTCTACCCCGACTGGGAGCGGGTCGCCAGGTCCGGGCTCGCGGCCCTGCGCGCGGGCAGCGGCGAGCTGGTGAACGATCCCCGGCTGACCGAACTCGTCGGCGAACTGTCCCTGAAAAGTTCGGAGTTCCGCGATCTGTGGGCCCGCCATGACGTACGCGGCAAGGCTCATGAGGCCAAGTCCTTCAACCACCACCAGGTCGGCGAACTGACCCTGGCCTACGACTCGTTCACCGTCGACAGCGCGACGGACCAGCAACTCGTCGTGTACCAGGCCGAGCCCGGCAGCGCTTCCCAGCAGGCCCTCGCACTCCTCGGCACGGTGGCCGCCGACCTGCCCGCCTTGCCGACCGTGTCACTTGGTGACTACATCCAGGAGCGTTGA
- a CDS encoding DUF6584 family protein yields the protein MPLKDTLARVDADLAAGRVPVARQRLRGLVSSFPNDLTLRRRLAEAYRLYGEPAEAGRWMYLEQDRDAAETSAFEARYHTAQQRMRALAWQGRESLARTAFAREQLAAARAACSDAMGRPVDWDTVSSDEKEDSRRNAFADFLAGAGCLVAALVFLAIWVNGLVALFS from the coding sequence ATGCCCCTGAAAGACACCCTTGCCCGAGTCGACGCAGACCTGGCCGCCGGCCGGGTCCCCGTCGCGCGCCAGCGACTGCGCGGGCTCGTGTCGTCCTTCCCGAACGACCTGACGCTTCGCCGGCGCCTGGCCGAGGCGTACCGCCTGTACGGAGAGCCTGCGGAAGCGGGCCGCTGGATGTATCTCGAACAGGACAGGGACGCAGCTGAGACCTCCGCCTTCGAGGCGCGATACCACACAGCTCAGCAGCGTATGCGGGCACTTGCCTGGCAAGGCCGTGAGTCGCTTGCCCGAACGGCCTTTGCCAGAGAGCAATTGGCAGCAGCACGAGCAGCCTGCTCCGACGCCATGGGGCGCCCCGTCGACTGGGACACGGTGTCATCCGACGAGAAGGAAGACAGCAGGCGAAACGCCTTCGCCGACTTCCTGGCAGGGGCAGGATGTCTGGTGGCGGCCCTGGTGTTCCTCGCGATCTGGGTGAACGGACTCGTTGCCCTCTTCAGCTGA
- a CDS encoding zinc-dependent alcohol dehydrogenase family protein: MRGAVIHAPGDVRFETLGDPKISRPTDAVIRTVATCVCGSDLWPYRGAEPIGDAHPMGHEYVGIVEEVGSEVTSVRPGQFVVGSFATSDNTCANCLNGWQSSCLHREFMSACQADYVRIPNAHGTLVATDEHPDGELVPSLLAVSDVMGTGWYAALAAEVRPGSTAVVVGDGAVGLCGVIAAKELGAERIIAMSRHESRQKLALEFGATDIVSERGDEGIARVKDLTGGIGADSVLECVGTAESMRQALHSARPGGNVGFVGVPHDVAVDGQELFFSHAGLRGGPAPVRRYLPDLIDRVLSGRINPGKVFDLTLPLDQVAEGYQAMDERRAIKALLKP; encoded by the coding sequence ATGCGCGGAGCAGTCATTCACGCCCCCGGCGACGTGCGCTTCGAGACCCTCGGCGACCCGAAGATCAGCCGGCCGACCGACGCGGTGATCCGCACGGTCGCCACCTGTGTGTGCGGCTCGGACCTGTGGCCCTACCGCGGCGCGGAACCCATCGGCGACGCGCACCCGATGGGGCACGAGTACGTTGGCATCGTCGAGGAGGTGGGCAGCGAGGTCACCAGCGTCAGGCCGGGCCAGTTCGTGGTCGGCTCGTTCGCCACCTCGGACAACACCTGCGCGAACTGCCTGAACGGCTGGCAGTCCTCCTGCCTGCACCGCGAGTTCATGAGCGCCTGCCAGGCCGACTACGTCCGCATCCCCAACGCCCACGGCACCCTCGTCGCCACCGACGAGCACCCGGACGGCGAACTCGTACCGAGCCTGCTCGCCGTCTCCGACGTGATGGGCACCGGCTGGTACGCCGCCCTCGCCGCCGAAGTGCGGCCCGGCTCGACGGCCGTGGTCGTCGGTGACGGTGCGGTCGGCCTGTGCGGTGTCATCGCCGCCAAGGAGCTGGGCGCCGAGCGGATCATCGCCATGAGCCGCCACGAATCCCGGCAGAAGCTCGCCCTCGAATTCGGCGCCACCGACATCGTCAGCGAACGCGGCGACGAGGGCATCGCCCGCGTCAAGGACCTCACCGGCGGCATCGGCGCCGACTCCGTCCTGGAGTGCGTCGGCACCGCCGAGTCCATGCGACAGGCACTGCACTCCGCCCGGCCCGGCGGCAACGTCGGCTTCGTCGGCGTCCCGCACGATGTGGCGGTCGACGGCCAGGAGCTGTTCTTCTCCCACGCCGGCCTGCGCGGCGGCCCAGCCCCGGTCCGCCGCTACCTGCCCGATCTGATCGACCGGGTCCTGTCGGGCCGGATCAACCCGGGCAAGGTCTTCGACCTCACCCTGCCCCTGGACCAGGTCGCCGAGGGCTACCAGGCCATGGACGAACGCCGCGCCATCAAGGCCCTCCTCAAGCCCTGA
- a CDS encoding XdhC family protein, with protein MLNIADTLHRWCREARTFALATVVDVHGSAPLPAGTSVAVDEDGNAVGSVSGGCVEGAVYELCRQVLHDRSAPQRAWFGYSDDDAFAVGLTCGGELDVFVQRIDPAAQPHLSTALSEITQGLPVAVAQVVDGPERLLGSTLSVPGGGRPAHGRVDGGPADRAVADRARALLRAGRTARVDIGGTGDGCPERLSVLVHAHASRPRLLVFGAVDFAAALSQAGRLLGYHVTVCDARPVFATTARFPHADEVVVDWPHRYLQRTDVDERTAVCVLTHDAKFDIPLLRLALDLPVAYVGAMGSRRTHDERLRLLRQEGVTQEELARLRSPIGLDLGARTPEETAVSITAEIIAQANQGTGRPLTQITGPIHRPPGLMTYR; from the coding sequence ATGCTGAACATCGCGGACACACTGCACCGATGGTGCCGCGAAGCCCGCACCTTCGCCCTGGCCACCGTCGTCGACGTGCACGGCAGCGCACCCTTGCCGGCCGGTACGTCGGTCGCGGTGGACGAGGACGGCAACGCCGTCGGCAGCGTCTCCGGCGGCTGCGTCGAGGGAGCCGTCTACGAACTGTGCCGACAGGTGCTGCACGACCGCAGCGCTCCCCAGCGGGCCTGGTTCGGCTACTCCGACGACGACGCCTTCGCCGTCGGCCTGACCTGCGGCGGTGAACTCGACGTCTTCGTCCAACGCATCGATCCCGCGGCCCAGCCGCACCTGTCCACGGCCCTCTCCGAGATCACCCAGGGGCTGCCGGTCGCCGTGGCACAAGTCGTGGACGGCCCGGAGCGCCTCCTCGGCTCCACGCTGAGCGTGCCCGGCGGTGGCCGCCCCGCCCACGGGCGCGTGGACGGCGGCCCGGCGGACCGGGCGGTGGCCGACCGGGCCAGGGCCCTGCTGCGGGCCGGCCGCACCGCCCGCGTCGACATCGGCGGAACCGGGGACGGATGCCCCGAACGGCTGTCCGTCCTCGTCCACGCGCACGCGTCCCGGCCACGCCTGCTGGTCTTCGGCGCGGTCGACTTCGCCGCCGCCCTCAGCCAGGCCGGACGCCTCCTGGGCTACCACGTCACCGTCTGCGACGCCCGCCCCGTCTTCGCCACGACCGCACGCTTCCCCCACGCGGACGAGGTGGTGGTCGACTGGCCCCACCGCTACCTGCAGCGCACCGACGTGGACGAGCGCACCGCCGTATGCGTCCTCACGCACGACGCCAAGTTCGACATCCCCCTGCTGCGCCTGGCCCTCGACCTGCCCGTCGCCTACGTGGGGGCCATGGGCTCCCGGCGCACCCACGACGAGCGCCTGCGGCTCCTGCGCCAGGAGGGCGTCACGCAAGAGGAGTTGGCGCGGCTGCGTTCCCCCATCGGCCTCGACCTCGGAGCCCGCACACCCGAGGAGACGGCCGTCTCCATCACCGCGGAGATCATCGCCCAGGCCAACCAGGGCACGGGCCGGCCCCTGACCCAGATCACCGGCCCGATCCACCGGCCGCCGGGGCTGATGACCTACCGGTAG
- a CDS encoding SDR family NAD(P)-dependent oxidoreductase, with protein sequence MNPRYDFTGQVALVTGAGAGMGLATARAFAESGAAVALTDIDEAALNAAAKELTAAGHQVLALTCDVSDEDQVAAAVDRTVETLGRLDMAYNNAGIQIPPSDAADEPAERFDRVNAINLRGVWACMKHELRHMRAQGSGAVVNCSSLGGLVGLPGRASYHASKHGVIGLTTSAALEYAPRGIRVNAVCPGTIDTPMVSDMIDKGELDRAEAEANQPINRLGTAEEIAQAVLWLCSPGSGFVVGVALPVDGGYVAR encoded by the coding sequence ATGAACCCCCGTTACGACTTCACCGGCCAGGTCGCTCTCGTCACCGGGGCGGGAGCCGGCATGGGCCTGGCAACCGCCCGCGCGTTCGCCGAGTCCGGAGCGGCCGTCGCCCTCACCGACATCGACGAAGCGGCCCTGAACGCAGCCGCCAAGGAACTCACCGCCGCCGGCCACCAAGTCCTCGCCCTCACCTGTGACGTCAGTGACGAGGACCAGGTCGCCGCCGCCGTCGACCGCACCGTGGAGACTCTCGGCCGCCTGGACATGGCCTACAACAACGCCGGCATCCAGATCCCGCCCAGCGATGCCGCCGACGAACCCGCCGAACGGTTCGACCGCGTCAACGCCATCAACCTGCGCGGCGTGTGGGCCTGCATGAAGCACGAACTGCGGCACATGCGGGCCCAGGGCAGCGGAGCCGTCGTCAACTGTTCCTCCCTCGGCGGCCTCGTCGGCCTCCCGGGACGGGCCTCCTACCACGCCTCCAAGCACGGCGTCATCGGCCTGACCACCAGCGCGGCCCTCGAATACGCCCCCCGCGGCATCCGCGTCAACGCCGTCTGCCCCGGCACCATCGACACCCCCATGGTCAGCGACATGATCGACAAGGGGGAGCTCGACCGCGCCGAGGCCGAAGCCAATCAACCCATCAACCGGCTCGGCACCGCTGAGGAGATCGCCCAGGCCGTCCTGTGGCTGTGCAGCCCCGGATCCGGCTTCGTCGTCGGCGTCGCCCTCCCGGTGGATGGCGGCTACGTGGCCCGCTAG
- a CDS encoding MFS transporter, translating into MPSASGTAPGKLPFVVWVLAAGTFLMGTTEFVVAGLLPELAGDLGVSVSHAGLLITAFAVGMIIGAPTMAMATLRLPQRHTLILALSVFCLGHLVAALSTSFTIALVARVVTALATGAFWSVGFVVATTAAGPHNATRATGVMIGGLTLANVVGVPIGSFAGQFTGWRGPFWALAALSGLAAVFIGRFIPANGQRAEVSIGSEVRALRQGRLWLALGAATLIMGGVLATYTYVTPLLTDRAGIPAGAVPLVLIAFGVGALGGTTTGGRLGDRRPMATTITAAAATALVLLLMIPLSGNPVTATLLVFLMGLTGFTVNPVVTALAMRFAGDAPTLTSALTTSAFNVGVAAGSAVAGSALDSSLGLTGPPLVGTVTAALTLLPLIALAVHGSSHKGRIVAQGRALTHAPRDEPAQVPSQY; encoded by the coding sequence ATGCCTTCCGCATCCGGGACCGCCCCCGGCAAGCTCCCCTTCGTCGTCTGGGTGCTCGCCGCCGGCACGTTCCTGATGGGGACCACCGAGTTCGTCGTCGCAGGCCTGCTGCCGGAGCTGGCCGGTGACCTCGGAGTCAGCGTCTCCCACGCAGGCCTGCTGATCACCGCCTTCGCCGTCGGCATGATCATCGGTGCGCCGACCATGGCCATGGCGACCCTGCGCCTTCCCCAGCGCCACACGCTGATCCTGGCCCTGTCCGTGTTCTGCCTCGGCCACCTCGTCGCCGCCCTCAGCACCTCCTTCACGATCGCCCTCGTCGCCCGCGTCGTCACCGCCCTGGCCACCGGTGCGTTCTGGTCCGTCGGCTTCGTCGTCGCCACCACCGCCGCCGGGCCGCACAACGCCACCCGCGCCACGGGCGTCATGATCGGCGGCCTGACCCTGGCCAACGTCGTCGGCGTGCCGATCGGCTCCTTCGCCGGCCAGTTCACCGGCTGGCGCGGCCCCTTCTGGGCCCTGGCCGCTCTCTCCGGGCTTGCCGCCGTGTTCATCGGCCGCTTCATCCCCGCCAACGGGCAGCGCGCGGAGGTGTCCATCGGGTCCGAGGTCCGGGCTCTGCGTCAGGGCCGGCTGTGGCTGGCGCTCGGCGCCGCGACGCTGATCATGGGTGGTGTCCTGGCGACGTACACCTATGTCACGCCGCTGCTGACCGACCGCGCGGGCATCCCGGCAGGCGCCGTACCGCTCGTCCTCATCGCCTTCGGCGTCGGCGCCCTGGGCGGCACCACCACCGGGGGGCGGCTGGGCGACCGACGTCCGATGGCCACCACCATCACGGCCGCCGCGGCCACCGCCCTGGTCCTGCTCCTGATGATCCCGCTGTCAGGCAACCCGGTGACGGCCACCCTTCTCGTCTTCCTCATGGGACTGACCGGCTTCACGGTCAACCCGGTCGTCACCGCCCTCGCCATGCGCTTCGCCGGTGACGCCCCCACCCTCACCTCGGCGCTGACCACCTCCGCCTTCAACGTCGGTGTCGCCGCCGGTTCGGCGGTCGCCGGTTCGGCCCTGGACTCCTCCCTCGGCCTGACGGGCCCGCCTCTGGTCGGCACCGTCACAGCGGCCCTCACCCTGCTGCCCCTGATCGCCCTCGCCGTCCACGGCTCGTCTCACAAGGGTCGGATCGTGGCCCAGGGCAGGGCTCTCACCCACGCGCCACGCGATGAACCCGCGCAGGTGCCGTCGCAGTACTGA